The Zobellia alginiliquefaciens genome contains a region encoding:
- a CDS encoding TspO/MBR family protein, whose amino-acid sequence MKKKALYIFYAVCICLAIGFLSSYATQSSVNDWFTTLNKPSFNPPNWLFAPVWTVLYIMMGVAAGVVWAKGFYHLWVQTALYHFGFQLMLNAAWSIVFFGLKEPFYALLVIIALLIVLSITIKWFKVVSKPAAWLLAPYFLWVCFATVLNYKLWELN is encoded by the coding sequence TTGAAAAAGAAAGCCCTCTACATCTTCTATGCTGTCTGTATTTGCTTGGCTATTGGTTTCTTATCCAGTTATGCCACTCAAAGCTCGGTAAACGACTGGTTCACCACCTTGAACAAACCCAGTTTCAACCCACCTAATTGGCTTTTTGCTCCGGTTTGGACGGTTCTTTATATCATGATGGGAGTAGCTGCGGGTGTCGTATGGGCCAAAGGTTTTTATCATCTTTGGGTACAGACCGCACTTTATCATTTTGGGTTTCAACTGATGCTGAATGCCGCTTGGAGCATTGTTTTCTTTGGATTAAAAGAACCGTTTTATGCGTTGCTAGTGATTATAGCATTGCTTATTGTTCTTTCAATAACCATAAAATGGTTTAAAGTAGTTAGTAAACCGGCCGCATGGCTATTGGCACCCTACTTCCTATGGGTTTGTTTTGCCACGGTTTTAAACTACAAACTCTGGGAGCTCAACTAA
- a CDS encoding mevalonate kinase family protein — MKGPLFYSKILLFGEYGIIKDSKGLSIPYNFFKGALKTDENPSDIAKKSNASLREYVGYLEMVHKNSPELVSFDFDALKADVSGGMYFDSSIPQGYGVGSSGALVAAIYDKYAQDKITVLENLTREKLLTLKEIFGKMESFFHGKSSGLDPLNSYLSIPILINSKDNIESTSIPTQNPEGKGAVFLLDSGSTGETAPMVQIFMEKMKQEGFRNMIKDQFIKHTDACVEDFVSGNVKSLFGNLKQLSHVVLDNFKPMIPAKFHDLWKKGIETNDYYLKLCGSGGGGYILGFAEDLEKAKKALKGYNLEVVYNF, encoded by the coding sequence ATGAAAGGACCATTATTTTATTCAAAAATTCTTCTCTTCGGAGAATACGGAATCATTAAAGATTCAAAAGGGCTTTCTATTCCTTATAACTTTTTTAAGGGAGCTTTAAAGACCGACGAAAATCCATCTGACATAGCAAAGAAATCCAATGCAAGTCTACGTGAATATGTAGGTTATCTGGAGATGGTACATAAGAATAGTCCTGAATTGGTTTCTTTTGATTTTGATGCCCTAAAAGCTGATGTTTCCGGCGGAATGTATTTTGATAGTTCTATTCCACAAGGTTACGGCGTGGGAAGTAGTGGTGCATTGGTTGCTGCTATTTACGATAAATATGCACAAGATAAAATCACGGTTCTAGAAAATCTGACACGCGAAAAATTGTTGACTTTAAAAGAGATTTTTGGTAAGATGGAGTCTTTTTTTCATGGTAAGTCTTCAGGACTAGATCCATTGAACAGTTATTTGAGCATTCCTATCCTTATCAATTCAAAAGACAATATAGAATCTACAAGTATACCCACCCAAAACCCTGAAGGGAAAGGAGCGGTATTTTTGTTAGATAGTGGTTCTACTGGTGAAACGGCGCCCATGGTTCAGATTTTCATGGAAAAAATGAAGCAAGAAGGTTTTCGTAATATGATAAAAGACCAGTTCATAAAACACACGGATGCCTGTGTTGAGGATTTTGTAAGCGGAAACGTAAAATCGCTTTTCGGAAATTTGAAACAATTATCACATGTAGTTCTCGATAACTTTAAGCCTATGATACCAGCAAAGTTTCATGACTTGTGGAAAAAAGGTATTGAGACAAATGACTATTATCTTAAACTTTGTGGTTCTGGCGGCGGCGGCTATATTCTCGGTTTTGCAGAAGATTTAGAAAAAGCTAAAAAAGCATTGAAGGGCTACAATTTAGAAGTGGTTTACAACTTCTAA
- a CDS encoding DUF1697 domain-containing protein, with translation MTTYIALLRGINVSGKKKVPMAELRNMLTNMGFLNVKTYIQSGNVVFESQEESTAKLATSITKNIQITFGFEVPVLVKTRANLEKIFNDNPYTNAEAIAQKQVYFVLLKNPPELEFVEAFSSEEYVNEEFKITNSCVYLFCKTGYGKAKLNNNLVERKLKVESTTRNHATMVKLLEISS, from the coding sequence ATGACAACTTATATTGCACTTTTACGGGGAATAAACGTAAGCGGAAAGAAGAAAGTGCCAATGGCAGAATTGCGGAACATGCTAACGAACATGGGGTTTTTGAATGTAAAGACCTATATTCAAAGTGGTAATGTGGTCTTTGAAAGTCAAGAGGAAAGCACCGCTAAATTGGCAACTTCAATTACAAAAAACATACAGATTACTTTTGGCTTTGAAGTACCTGTTCTGGTCAAGACGCGAGCAAATCTGGAAAAAATATTCAACGATAATCCTTATACCAATGCTGAGGCAATTGCTCAAAAGCAGGTGTATTTTGTGCTTTTGAAAAATCCACCGGAACTAGAATTTGTTGAAGCTTTCTCTTCAGAAGAGTATGTGAACGAGGAGTTCAAAATTACCAATAGTTGTGTGTACTTATTTTGTAAAACAGGTTATGGAAAAGCAAAACTTAATAACAACCTTGTGGAAAGAAAACTAAAAGTAGAGTCTACAACCCGTAACCATGCCACGATGGTAAAATTACTTGAAATATCTTCTTAG
- a CDS encoding M1 family metallopeptidase, protein MNRPTQFRTFSLFTLFFWSILVLQAQDTYQRNTSADVQGYVFGLSLNDESNQIKGEAEITVNFKKGVNPFALDLIAKSESYGMTITQVLEGDTAANFTFENNKINITPTSSEVKTRTYKVVYEGIPERGLVIDTTKFGQRSFFGDNWPNLARHWLPSVDHPSDKATIEFRITAPDHYDVVATGEKLEESNLGNGLKLTTYKEPAPVAMKVVTIGVTKFASTLLDEVYNIPVSAWVYPENRLDGFSDYGVATKVLEYFIDNIGPYSYAKLANMQAKTQWGGLENAGTIAYFENSVTGKNEVEGLIAHEIAHQWFGNSASENDWNHVWLSEGFATYFAILYQESVYGNEKRKEELELDHKQIIDYYAKNPSPIVDSSITDPMRVLSINTYQKGGWVLNMLRYKLGNETFWKGIRAYYKAFQNSNAMSADFQEIMEEVSGEDLSEFFQQWLFVKGYPELKWDWSYNKKKLQINLTQVQEHHIFKFPIEIGVVKDGKTVIYKMDMENARKSLTIKLDYQPDDVILDPESWLLFEEKGE, encoded by the coding sequence ATGAACAGACCAACACAATTCCGTACCTTTTCTTTATTTACATTGTTCTTTTGGTCAATACTTGTTCTACAGGCCCAAGACACCTACCAAAGAAATACTTCTGCTGATGTACAGGGATATGTTTTTGGACTTTCGCTAAACGACGAATCGAACCAAATAAAAGGCGAGGCCGAAATTACCGTCAATTTTAAAAAGGGGGTGAATCCATTTGCATTGGATTTGATTGCCAAGTCCGAGAGTTATGGTATGACTATCACCCAGGTTTTAGAAGGTGATACGGCGGCAAATTTCACGTTTGAGAATAATAAAATCAACATCACCCCTACGTCCTCCGAGGTAAAAACAAGAACCTACAAAGTGGTCTATGAAGGTATTCCCGAAAGAGGTCTTGTTATTGATACCACTAAATTTGGTCAACGCTCTTTCTTTGGCGACAACTGGCCCAACTTGGCGCGGCATTGGCTTCCATCGGTAGACCACCCATCCGATAAGGCTACGATTGAATTTAGAATTACCGCCCCAGACCATTACGATGTGGTAGCAACAGGTGAAAAATTAGAGGAAAGCAACCTGGGCAACGGATTAAAATTGACCACTTATAAAGAACCTGCTCCTGTAGCCATGAAAGTGGTTACTATTGGCGTGACCAAATTTGCAAGCACATTGCTGGACGAGGTTTACAATATTCCTGTTTCTGCATGGGTATATCCTGAAAATAGACTGGATGGTTTTTCTGATTATGGTGTAGCAACCAAAGTACTGGAGTATTTTATAGATAACATTGGTCCGTATTCATATGCCAAACTTGCCAATATGCAGGCAAAGACACAATGGGGCGGATTGGAAAACGCAGGAACCATTGCCTATTTTGAAAATTCCGTGACCGGAAAAAATGAAGTGGAAGGACTCATTGCACACGAAATAGCCCACCAATGGTTTGGTAATTCAGCCAGTGAAAACGACTGGAACCATGTGTGGCTCAGTGAAGGTTTTGCTACCTACTTTGCTATTCTGTACCAAGAAAGCGTCTACGGAAATGAAAAACGAAAAGAGGAATTAGAGCTAGACCATAAGCAAATTATCGATTATTACGCAAAGAACCCATCTCCTATTGTGGACTCTAGCATAACCGACCCCATGCGGGTGTTAAGCATCAACACCTACCAAAAAGGGGGTTGGGTATTGAACATGCTACGCTATAAACTGGGTAACGAAACTTTTTGGAAAGGCATACGGGCTTACTACAAAGCATTTCAAAACTCCAATGCAATGTCTGCCGACTTTCAGGAAATAATGGAAGAGGTTTCGGGCGAAGACCTGAGCGAGTTCTTTCAGCAGTGGTTATTTGTAAAAGGATACCCCGAACTGAAGTGGGATTGGAGCTATAACAAGAAGAAATTGCAAATCAATCTTACTCAAGTTCAGGAGCATCACATTTTTAAATTTCCAATTGAAATAGGTGTAGTAAAAGATGGGAAAACCGTCATCTACAAAATGGATATGGAGAACGCTAGAAAGAGCTTAACTATTAAACTGGACTACCAACCGGACGATGTAATTCTTGACCCGGAATCTTGGTTGTTGTTTGAAGAGAAAGGCGAGTAA
- a CDS encoding geranylgeranylglycerol-phosphate geranylgeranyltransferase, with product MLSRKNRLLLLKVFSLFSVVRGYNILMVILAQYLASIYILAHQLRVREVVFDLNLFIIVVSSALIIASGYIINNFYDAEKDLINKPRKSMIDRFVGQQFKLTTYFILNFLAVIAASYVSFKAVFFFSAYIFGIWFYSHKLKRLPFVGNFVSATLAIAPFFAVFVYYKNFEHVIFVHAMFLFLLILAREMIKDLENLKGDLAQNYKTIPILWGGKVSKILISILILLTLIPSLLLILKFDVGYMNYYFMVCVVLLILFLFLLVKSKTKKDYVWLHNILKLIIIVGVFSILLIDVDLVLNRIL from the coding sequence ATGCTAAGTAGAAAAAATAGACTTTTACTGTTGAAAGTATTCAGTCTGTTTTCTGTTGTTCGTGGGTATAATATTCTTATGGTTATTTTGGCGCAGTATCTAGCGTCTATCTATATTTTGGCACATCAACTGCGTGTCCGCGAGGTAGTTTTTGATTTAAATCTTTTTATTATTGTCGTTTCTTCTGCTTTGATCATTGCTAGTGGGTATATCATCAACAACTTCTATGATGCGGAAAAAGACCTAATAAACAAGCCTAGAAAGAGCATGATAGATAGGTTTGTTGGGCAACAGTTTAAGCTGACGACCTATTTTATTCTTAATTTTTTAGCGGTCATTGCGGCAAGTTATGTATCGTTTAAAGCCGTCTTTTTCTTCTCGGCCTATATTTTCGGAATTTGGTTCTATTCGCATAAGCTCAAACGGTTGCCGTTTGTTGGAAACTTTGTTTCGGCCACTTTGGCAATTGCACCGTTTTTTGCAGTCTTCGTGTATTACAAAAATTTTGAACATGTCATTTTTGTCCATGCTATGTTCTTGTTTCTCCTGATTTTAGCGCGAGAAATGATAAAAGATCTGGAAAACCTTAAGGGTGATTTAGCCCAAAATTATAAGACTATTCCTATTCTGTGGGGTGGCAAGGTGTCTAAAATTCTTATCTCCATATTAATTCTTCTCACATTAATTCCTTCGTTGTTGTTGATATTGAAGTTTGATGTGGGTTATATGAATTACTATTTTATGGTGTGTGTTGTACTTCTGATTTTGTTTCTGTTTTTGCTTGTAAAGTCTAAAACCAAGAAAGACTACGTTTGGTTGCACAACATTCTTAAACTCATAATCATTGTTGGTGTCTTTAGTATTTTACTGATAGATGTGGACCTCGTTTTAAATCGGATTTTGTAA
- a CDS encoding pseudouridine synthase yields the protein MGRSDSNNDKRASGRQGGTFRKKSYARGNSPIRKKTEQTPQKPSDPNLIRLNKYVANSGVCSRREADIYISAGSVTVNGKPVIEMGYKVKLTDEVKFDGRLLNPIKKEYVLLNKPKDFTTAARNEQGRRTAIGLISKATKTELKPVGKLSKDTMGLLLFTNDGDLTKRLNSPKNGLRKIFHIELNKPLRSADLKKIQEGILVDEKVIKVQDVSFVDKAPKNQVGMEIFSTRTNIEQRIFETLGYEIVKLDRVVYAGLTKKDLPRGHWRYLTEQEVVNLGMIK from the coding sequence ATGGGTAGATCAGATTCCAACAATGATAAGAGAGCGTCAGGCAGACAAGGTGGTACTTTTCGTAAGAAGAGTTATGCGCGTGGCAATTCGCCAATAAGAAAGAAAACGGAACAAACACCTCAAAAACCATCAGACCCAAATTTGATTCGTTTGAACAAATATGTGGCCAACTCTGGTGTGTGTTCACGTAGAGAAGCAGATATTTATATTTCCGCAGGTAGTGTTACCGTAAACGGAAAACCAGTAATCGAAATGGGTTACAAAGTAAAACTTACCGATGAGGTTAAGTTTGATGGACGTTTATTGAATCCAATAAAAAAAGAATATGTTTTATTGAATAAGCCAAAAGACTTTACCACTGCGGCTCGTAACGAGCAGGGTAGGCGTACAGCTATTGGTTTGATTTCTAAAGCCACAAAGACCGAGTTGAAACCAGTAGGAAAACTGAGTAAAGATACTATGGGGCTTTTATTGTTTACCAATGATGGTGATTTAACAAAGCGTTTGAACAGTCCTAAAAACGGACTGAGAAAGATATTTCATATTGAACTTAACAAGCCTTTACGCAGTGCCGATTTGAAAAAGATTCAAGAAGGTATTCTTGTAGATGAAAAGGTGATAAAAGTACAAGACGTTAGCTTTGTAGACAAGGCACCCAAGAACCAAGTGGGTATGGAAATCTTCAGTACCCGTACCAATATTGAGCAACGTATTTTTGAAACGTTAGGCTACGAAATTGTAAAATTGGACCGTGTGGTTTATGCAGGACTTACCAAAAAAGACTTGCCTAGGGGACATTGGCGCTACCTAACGGAACAAGAAGTGGTTAATTTAGGTATGATTAAATAA
- a CDS encoding NAD(P)/FAD-dependent oxidoreductase, whose product MFDVIVIGGGAAGFYTAIHIAEAKPHLKIAILERGKEVLGKVKVSGGGRCNVTHAEFDPRELTKNYPRGEKELIGPFHTYCSGDTVAFFEERGISIKIEADGRMFPESDSSQTIIDCFLSEAERLGINILKHSAVSKIEKVQSEDNAEGWKITTIKHSYKSQKLVVATGSNPKIWKLLEELGHTVVTAVPSLFTFNCKDERISGIPGVSTMAQVEVFENRLYQSKVTTQLKSKNAKSALLTSDGPLLITHWGLSGPAILKLSAWGARILNGMEYRFKIRVNWLPEYNFEGLMGLFLEIKEVEAKKTVLRTKAVEVPRRLWTNLVRASDISETDKWAEVTKVQLEKLARQLTECELKIDGKSTFKEEFVTAGGIDLKEVNFKTYESKKLSGMYFAGEVINVDAITGGFNFQNAWTGGYIAAQAIAKSF is encoded by the coding sequence ATGTTTGATGTAATTGTAATAGGTGGTGGTGCTGCCGGGTTTTACACAGCAATTCATATTGCAGAGGCAAAGCCCCATCTTAAAATAGCTATCCTTGAGCGCGGAAAAGAGGTTCTTGGCAAAGTAAAGGTTTCGGGTGGTGGCAGGTGTAATGTCACTCACGCTGAGTTTGACCCGCGGGAACTTACCAAAAATTATCCTAGAGGGGAAAAAGAACTTATTGGTCCTTTTCATACCTATTGCAGTGGTGATACCGTTGCTTTTTTTGAAGAAAGGGGAATCAGCATTAAAATTGAGGCGGATGGAAGAATGTTTCCCGAGTCGGATTCATCGCAAACAATTATCGATTGTTTTTTAAGTGAAGCAGAACGTTTGGGCATAAATATACTGAAGCATAGTGCAGTTTCCAAAATTGAAAAAGTTCAGTCGGAGGACAATGCTGAGGGATGGAAAATCACCACGATAAAACATAGCTACAAGAGCCAAAAATTGGTAGTGGCTACTGGAAGCAATCCTAAAATATGGAAGCTTTTAGAGGAGCTAGGCCATACTGTAGTAACCGCAGTGCCTTCGCTGTTTACCTTTAATTGTAAGGACGAACGGATTTCCGGTATTCCAGGGGTAAGTACTATGGCTCAGGTTGAGGTATTTGAAAATCGCTTGTACCAATCCAAAGTTACCACACAGTTGAAGAGCAAGAATGCTAAAAGCGCTCTATTAACTTCTGACGGACCGCTATTGATTACCCACTGGGGTTTGAGCGGTCCCGCTATTTTAAAATTGTCCGCTTGGGGAGCACGTATATTGAATGGAATGGAATACCGGTTTAAAATACGTGTGAATTGGTTGCCGGAGTATAATTTTGAAGGCCTTATGGGGCTGTTCTTGGAAATTAAAGAGGTGGAAGCCAAGAAAACCGTGCTACGTACGAAAGCGGTGGAAGTACCACGCCGCTTATGGACAAACCTGGTACGCGCTTCGGATATTTCCGAAACGGATAAGTGGGCTGAGGTAACTAAAGTTCAATTGGAGAAATTGGCGCGTCAACTAACTGAATGTGAGCTTAAAATTGACGGTAAAAGCACCTTTAAAGAAGAGTTTGTTACCGCGGGAGGTATTGATTTGAAAGAAGTGAATTTCAAAACATACGAGAGCAAAAAATTGTCAGGAATGTACTTTGCCGGGGAGGTGATTAATGTAGATGCCATAACAGGCGGGTTTAATTTTCAAAATGCATGGACAGGTGGATATATTGCTGCCCAAGCGATTGCTAAAAGTTTCTAG
- a CDS encoding carbon-nitrogen hydrolase family protein, protein MENILKVALAQISPVWLDKEATLKKIETTILDAAKEKSELIVFGEALLPGYPFWLELTDGAAWDTKVNKELHAHYARNAVQIELGELDSICKLAKKNKIAIYLGIIERAQNRGGHSLYCSLVYVDSDGVIKSVHRKLQPTYDERLTWASGDGNGLQVHSLKQFTVGGLNCWENWMPLPRTALYGQGENLHIAVWPGSEYNTKDITRFIARESRSFVISVSSLMKREDFPQTTPHLEEILKKAPEVMANGGSCVAGPDGEWLLEPVINKEGLLFQNLDFNRVYEERQNFDPAGHYSRPDITKLMVNRERQSTVEFKD, encoded by the coding sequence ATGGAAAATATATTGAAAGTAGCCTTAGCTCAAATTTCACCGGTATGGCTAGATAAAGAGGCTACGCTTAAGAAAATAGAAACGACGATTCTGGACGCGGCAAAAGAAAAATCAGAACTTATTGTTTTTGGGGAAGCTCTTTTACCCGGTTACCCGTTTTGGTTGGAATTAACGGATGGAGCTGCTTGGGATACTAAGGTCAACAAAGAATTGCATGCCCATTATGCGCGAAACGCAGTTCAAATAGAATTAGGGGAATTAGATTCTATTTGTAAATTGGCAAAGAAAAACAAAATTGCTATTTATCTGGGCATTATTGAAAGAGCCCAAAATAGAGGTGGGCACAGTCTCTATTGTTCCCTTGTCTATGTTGATTCGGATGGAGTTATAAAATCCGTTCACCGTAAACTACAACCCACCTATGACGAGCGATTGACTTGGGCGTCAGGTGATGGTAACGGACTTCAGGTGCATTCACTTAAACAATTTACAGTTGGTGGACTCAATTGCTGGGAGAATTGGATGCCTTTACCGCGTACGGCACTTTACGGACAAGGTGAAAACTTACACATTGCGGTTTGGCCTGGAAGTGAGTATAATACCAAAGACATTACCCGTTTTATAGCAAGGGAGTCTCGTAGTTTCGTTATTTCAGTTTCGTCTTTGATGAAAAGGGAAGATTTTCCTCAAACCACACCGCATTTAGAAGAAATATTGAAAAAGGCACCAGAGGTTATGGCCAATGGGGGTTCTTGTGTTGCTGGGCCGGATGGTGAATGGTTGTTAGAACCAGTAATAAACAAAGAAGGGCTGTTGTTTCAAAACCTCGACTTTAATAGGGTTTATGAAGAACGACAGAATTTTGACCCCGCAGGTCACTACTCAAGACCTGATATTACGAAGCTTATGGTAAATAGGGAGCGTCAATCTACTGTAGAGTTCAAAGATTAA
- a CDS encoding glycerophosphodiester phosphodiesterase, with amino-acid sequence MENKKPLVIGHRGAMGHETENTIASIEKAMEMGVDMLEIDVFKIKSGEIVVFHDDTVERLTDGKGEIENYTLAELKALKVNGGHQIPTLQEVLDVMGGKTELNIELKGRNTATDVNRMIEAEVNSGKWRLNDFIISSFEWDELRDMRKANSEVRIAILIGENPLDALEVGKELNAEAINPSFKQLTAENNLKIKEAGFKIYPWTVNEPQDILQMKRFGVDGIITNYPERVD; translated from the coding sequence ATGGAAAATAAGAAACCGCTTGTTATTGGTCATCGGGGAGCAATGGGCCATGAAACCGAAAATACTATTGCCTCTATCGAAAAGGCCATGGAAATGGGTGTGGATATGCTTGAAATAGACGTTTTCAAAATAAAAAGCGGAGAAATCGTTGTTTTTCATGATGACACGGTAGAACGCCTGACCGATGGAAAAGGTGAAATAGAAAATTATACTTTGGCCGAATTGAAGGCGTTGAAGGTCAATGGTGGCCATCAAATACCAACGCTTCAAGAGGTGTTGGATGTGATGGGAGGAAAAACCGAACTCAACATTGAATTGAAGGGCAGAAATACGGCAACTGACGTAAATAGAATGATAGAGGCAGAAGTGAACTCCGGAAAATGGAGGCTCAACGATTTTATAATTTCCAGTTTTGAGTGGGATGAGTTGCGGGATATGCGAAAAGCCAATTCAGAGGTGAGGATTGCCATTCTGATCGGTGAGAATCCCCTTGATGCTCTTGAAGTCGGAAAAGAGTTGAATGCCGAAGCTATTAACCCAAGTTTTAAACAACTTACAGCGGAGAACAACTTAAAAATAAAAGAGGCCGGTTTTAAAATTTACCCGTGGACGGTGAACGAGCCACAAGATATTCTTCAAATGAAGCGGTTCGGAGTTGACGGTATCATTACCAATTATCCTGAACGCGTAGATTAA
- a CDS encoding diphosphomevalonate/mevalonate 3,5-bisphosphate decarboxylase family protein has product MTEKEFIPSPYKIDIPSGKTTYKSPSNIALVKYWGKKTNQIPANPSISFTLNECATVTTLTYSKLKKESKAFSFEVSLDGKKEEGFKPKINTFFKRVYEYLPFLKNYHFEIETSNSFPHSSGIASSASGMSALALCLMNIEKSLNPDMTVEFFNQKASFLARLGSGSAARSIKGSLVQWGEHAGIKGSSNLFGIEYPHKVHPVFQNYCDTILLVDKGQKQVSSTVGHDLMHNHPFAEQRFAQAHENLSKLESVFASGDLKSLISIVESEALTLHAMMMTSLPYFILMKPNTLEIINKIWAFRESSKTHVCFTLDAGANVHVLYPDNEKEEVQRFINDELAVYCQNGQFIHDFVGKGSQKIN; this is encoded by the coding sequence ATGACCGAAAAAGAATTTATTCCTTCCCCATATAAGATTGATATTCCGTCAGGAAAAACAACCTACAAATCGCCCAGTAATATTGCCTTGGTGAAATATTGGGGGAAGAAAACAAACCAGATTCCTGCAAACCCGTCCATTAGTTTTACTTTGAACGAATGTGCTACGGTCACAACGCTTACCTATTCCAAATTAAAGAAGGAAAGTAAAGCATTTTCTTTTGAGGTTTCTTTGGATGGTAAAAAAGAAGAGGGATTCAAACCAAAAATCAATACTTTCTTTAAGCGGGTGTACGAGTACCTTCCGTTTTTAAAAAACTATCATTTTGAGATTGAAACGTCTAATTCTTTTCCGCATAGTAGTGGTATAGCTTCGTCTGCTTCCGGTATGAGCGCACTAGCACTTTGTTTGATGAATATCGAAAAGAGCTTAAATCCAGATATGACGGTGGAATTTTTCAACCAAAAGGCTTCCTTTTTAGCGCGGTTAGGGTCGGGTAGTGCTGCGAGAAGTATAAAAGGTAGTTTGGTGCAGTGGGGAGAACATGCAGGAATTAAAGGCAGTTCAAATTTATTCGGAATAGAATATCCCCATAAAGTACACCCTGTTTTTCAAAATTATTGCGATACCATTCTATTGGTGGATAAAGGGCAAAAGCAAGTAAGCAGTACGGTAGGACATGACCTGATGCACAATCATCCTTTTGCGGAACAGCGATTTGCACAGGCACACGAAAATTTATCAAAACTGGAATCGGTTTTTGCTTCAGGAGACTTGAAGAGCCTAATTTCCATTGTTGAAAGTGAGGCATTAACGCTTCATGCTATGATGATGACAAGTCTGCCATATTTTATTTTAATGAAACCCAATACACTTGAGATTATAAATAAAATATGGGCTTTCCGTGAAAGTTCAAAAACTCATGTATGCTTTACCCTAGATGCTGGGGCGAACGTTCATGTGCTTTACCCGGATAATGAAAAAGAAGAGGTACAACGATTTATTAACGATGAGCTGGCCGTCTATTGTCAAAACGGACAGTTTATTCATGATTTCGTAGGAAAGGGGTCTCAAAAAATAAACTAA
- the argH gene encoding argininosuccinate lyase, with product MKLWDKGFSTDKKIDHFTVGNDRELDLQLAKYDVIASQAHAKMLGKIGLLTEEETNSLVKELDAIADTIEKGEFVIEDSFEDMHSKIEYVLTEKLGDTGKKIHTARSRNDQVLVAMHLYLKNELSEIKSGTKELFDLLLELAEKHKDVLLPGYTHLQIAMPSSFGLWLSAYAESLIDDLYFVDAAFKVADQNPLGSAAGYGSSFPIDRSFTTEEMGFETLKYNVVAAQMGRGKVEKATAFGMANIAATLSKLAMDICLYMSQNFNFLSFPDELTTGSSIMPHKKNPDVFELVRGKCNKLQSIPNQLTLVINNLPSGYHRDLQLVKEIIVPAIQDMKACIEILTFSLKEMQVNKGILEDPKYDYLFSVDTLNELVQSGMPFRDAYKKMGQEIQEGTFSPKRDIHHTHEGSLGNLCLDEIRGKMDKI from the coding sequence ATGAAACTCTGGGATAAAGGCTTTAGCACCGATAAAAAAATAGACCATTTTACTGTTGGAAACGACCGTGAATTAGACTTACAATTAGCAAAATACGATGTCATTGCTTCACAAGCGCATGCCAAGATGTTGGGGAAAATAGGATTGCTGACCGAGGAAGAAACCAACTCCTTGGTAAAAGAATTGGATGCTATAGCCGATACCATAGAAAAAGGCGAATTTGTCATTGAGGATTCATTTGAGGATATGCACTCAAAAATAGAATATGTACTCACCGAAAAACTTGGTGATACCGGCAAAAAAATACACACTGCACGGTCAAGAAACGACCAAGTTTTGGTGGCCATGCACCTCTATTTAAAAAACGAGCTTTCAGAAATAAAATCAGGAACAAAAGAGCTTTTTGACTTGTTACTAGAATTGGCGGAAAAGCACAAAGATGTTTTGCTTCCCGGATATACCCACTTACAAATTGCCATGCCGTCTTCATTCGGTCTTTGGTTATCTGCTTATGCGGAAAGTCTTATAGACGATTTATATTTTGTGGATGCCGCTTTTAAAGTAGCAGATCAGAATCCATTGGGCAGTGCTGCCGGATATGGAAGTTCTTTTCCTATCGACCGAAGTTTTACGACTGAGGAAATGGGTTTTGAGACATTAAAATACAATGTAGTTGCCGCTCAAATGGGACGTGGAAAAGTGGAGAAAGCTACAGCCTTTGGGATGGCGAATATTGCCGCTACCCTATCAAAACTGGCAATGGACATCTGTTTATACATGAGCCAGAATTTCAATTTTCTGTCTTTCCCAGATGAGTTGACGACTGGCAGTAGCATTATGCCACACAAGAAAAATCCAGATGTTTTTGAATTGGTGAGGGGAAAATGCAACAAGCTTCAGAGCATACCCAATCAGTTGACATTAGTGATTAACAACCTACCAAGCGGGTATCACCGTGATTTGCAATTGGTGAAAGAAATTATCGTACCCGCCATTCAGGATATGAAAGCTTGTATTGAGATTTTGACTTTCAGCCTAAAGGAAATGCAAGTGAATAAAGGCATTTTAGAAGATCCAAAGTACGATTACCTCTTCAGTGTAGACACCTTAAACGAATTGGTCCAGAGCGGAATGCCTTTTAGAGATGCCTACAAAAAAATGGGGCAAGAAATTCAAGAAGGTACTTTTAGCCCAAAACGAGATATTCACCATACGCATGAAGGAAGTCTGGGTAATTTGTGTTTAGATGAGATTAGAGGGAAAATGGATAAGATTTAA